The Thermothielavioides terrestris NRRL 8126 chromosome 2, complete sequence genome includes a region encoding these proteins:
- a CDS encoding glycoside hydrolase family 16 protein (CAZy_ID 269863), translating to MDHTEHFYGRSAAGMPSVASTAAPTPQRPGTPSESVGRNPFGDGVESQASHRSSGNPANPFASPDASRPASSLDSASALGRYDGGQRYFHSRRVRKGEIEKPWTKQADPKEKWVTILPLLGIFIGLAISGVLVWDGIRSVVKHKYCLVLEEDWSNGFNEKIWQKEVQVGGFGNGEFEQTTGGDQNVYIENGNLIIKATPQDDALMQQDYTINLLKDGTCTSKLPADCIAVTNITTGNSSIVPPVLSGRINTRPGATIKYGRVEVTAKLPAGDWLWPAIWMMPRDSVYGPWPQSGEIDLMESRGNNYTYPQGGNNIMSSALHWGPNPANDGWWRTNVKRQALHTTYSAGFNTFGLEWSQKYLFTYVNSRLLQVLYVNFDTPMWSRGNFPTQDANGTRIVDIWSSTGRDQTPFDQPFYLILNLAVGGTNGWFEDNVNGKPWLDASPNAKKDFWQAKDKWFPTWTQPQMEVSKVMMWQQCDGDEDL from the exons ATGGATCACACCGAGCACTTCTACGgccgctcggccgccggcatgCCGTCGGTcgcctccaccgccgccccgacCCCGCAGCGGCCCGGCACGCCGAGCGAGTCGGTCGGCCGTAACCccttcggcgacggcgtcgagtcGCAGGCGTCGCACCGCTCGTCCGGGAACCCGGCCAACCCGTTCGCCAGCCCCGACGCTTCGCGGCCCGCTAGCAGCCTcgactcggcctcggcgctggGCCGCTACGACGGAGGGCAGCGCTACTTCCACTCGCGCCGCGTGCGCAAGGGCGAGATCGAAAAGCCGTGGACCAAGCAGGCCGACCCCAAGGAGAAGTGGGTCACCATCCTGCCCTTGCTGGGCATCTTCATCGGCCTCGCCATCTCGGGCGTGCTGGTCTGGGACGGCATCCGCAGCGTCGTCAAGCACAAGTACTGCCtcgtgctggaggaggactGGTCCAATGGCTTCAACGAAAAGATCTGGCAGAAGGAGGTGCAGGTAGGCGGGTTTGG CAACGGCGAGTTCGAGCAGACCACCGGCGGTGACCAGAACGTCTACATCGAGAACGGCAACCTCATCATCAAGGCGACGCCGCAGGACGACGCCCTGATGCAGCAGGACTACACGATCAACCTGCTCAAGGACGGCACGTGCACGTCAAAGCTGCCGGCCGACTGCATCGCTGTGACCAACATCACGACGGGCAACTCGTCCATCGTGCCGCCGGTGCTGTCGGGCCGCATCAACACTCGGCCCGGGGCGACGATCAAGTACGGGCGGGTCGAGGTGACGGCCaagctgccggccggcgactGGCTGTGGCCGGCCATCTGGATGATGCCGCGCGACTCGGTCTACGGGCCGTGGCCGCAGTCGGGCGAGATCGACCTGATGGAGAGCCGAGGCAACAACTACACGTACCCGCAGGGCGGCAACAACATCATGTCGTCGGCGCTGCACTGGGGGCCCAACCCGGCCAACGACGGCTGGTGGCGCACCAACGTCAAGCGGCAGGCGCTGCACACGACCTACTCGGCCGGCTTCAACACGTTCGGGCTCGAGTGGTCGCAGAAGTACCTCTTCACCTACGTCAACTCGCGCCTGCTGCAGGTGCTCTACGTCAACTTCGACACGCCCATGTGGTCGCGCGGCAACTTCCCGACGCAGGACGCCAACGGCACGCGCATCGTCGACATCTGGAGCAGCACCGGCCGCGACCAGACCCCCTTCGACCAGCCCTTCTACCTGATCCTCaacctcgccgtcggcggcaccAACGGCTGGTTCGAGGACAACGTCAACGGCAAGCCCTGGCTCGACGCCTCGCCCAACGCCAAGAAGGACTTCTGGCAGGCCAAGGACAAGTGGTTCCCCACCTGGACCCAGCCCCAGATGGAGGTCAGCAAGGTCATGATGTGGCAGCAgtgcgacggcgacgaggatcTGTAG